The stretch of DNA GACGCGCCCCCTCTGGGACAATGCCACTATCTAGCCCCTCCTGCGCTTCTTCAGAGAGCAGCTGCTCTACCAGTCCTTGCTGGCGCAGCGACTCCAAAATTAGCGGGGCGTAGTTAGTAGGCGTGAGCACTAGCTGGTCAATGGCATCTAGCGATCGCTGAGTGCTGGGATCAAATTCGCGCAGCCGCTCCAGCTCATCACCAAACAGCTCCAGGCGCACCGGCAGCTCAGAAGCCACCGGAAACACATCAACAATGTCGCCGCGCTGGGCCCACTGCCCTTCGGTTTCAACCGTTGGGACTTTTTCGTAGCCCAGTCGGGCTAGCTGAGTGCCCAGTTCCCGCAGGTTTAGCTCCTGATTCTTGACCAGCGTTAGGCAATAGGGCTGGAGCTGGTCAACTGGGGGCAGGTGGGGCTGGAGTGCCCGTTCAGTCGCCACAATCGCTAGGGGTTTAGCACCCGATCCAGGGCTGCGGGTGAGCTTCAACAGATCTGCCAGCACCTGCAGCTGGCCCCAGGTCATCTCCGATTCTTGGTCAAAGGGGTCGTAGGGCGAAGCTTCGGAAGTGGGATAAAAGTGAACTGTGGACCAGTTCATCGCTTCTAGCTGAACGGCCCAGCGTCCTGCTTCTTCTAGAGTGGCTGTGACCACCAGCAGAGGGGCCGTCTGGGCGCGAGCTAAGGTGCTGGCCACCAGGCCCTTCGGTAGGCGGGCCGCCCCATTGAGGTGAAGCTCGCCCTGCTGCTTAAGTTTGCTGAGCAGATCAGCCGTTAGAGCAGATCGCTCCAGGGTACGGATAACAGACGAAAAAGCCATAGCAGTCAGGTCGAAGGAACGGGCAACACAAGCACCCCCCAACTAGGTTTAGTCGGGGGCCAAGCAGACTTAAAGAGTACCGGATGCAGCTTAAGGCAATGCCTAATAGCCGCAGTCCGTATTCACTATTGTAATAACAAAGATTGTAGGGGCGGGTCTAGCAAACCCCTTCCGGCCACCGCAGAGATCTTTGCAAGACCTGCCAGATCCCTGCAACAGTCTCTTTAGGCAAGAAAAGATAATAAAAAGGAGGAAGCCTAGACTTCCTCCTCAAGTTGGGTATAGACCAATTGACTAAGACCGCCTAGGCAGCCTCTTCAATGCGGCCATAGAAAACGCCCCGAAGCTTAATCTCTACAGGCTGAGCGGTACCCATGTCAGTGTCAGAGGGCTGAACTGCTTCAAAGGTGCCGCCAATCTCGCCACTGTAGGTGTCGATCTTGGAAATTTGCAGGGAAATGTGGCCGTCGCCAACGTCAAAGGCTTTGACGTTTTCCCGCTCCAGTTCGTCATCACCCCGTCCGGGGAGAGCAACAGCGGTGTCGTATCCGGTTGCTAGACCACGACCTTTGGGGTCAAGGAAGTTAGAAGTCCGGTAGGAGGGAACGCGGTAGTCGCCCTCAAAGTCGGTCGAAGTGGTGACGGCATTCAAGCCGGATTGAGAGTGGGCCACCAGTCCTTTGACAGTGAACAGGAAAGGCTCTTGCTGCCCCCCAGGCAGCTGAACGGTAATGGCCTGGAAGTCAATGCCGTCTTTTTCCAGAAATGTGAAGCTGCCATCAGCTTCGGGAATCAGGTCACCGCGCACCTGATCTAGGCTGGAAGTTTTGCGGGTTACGACTTTACCAGGAACGAAGGTGGCTTGTTGTCGCTTAGAGACCATCTCCTCTTTGACAAAATAAGCCGTGGGTTCCAGACACATATCTACAATCTGGTAAGACTTGCCTGGCTCAACCTCAATGCTGCCCCGCCGAGTTTCCCCTAGTTGGGGGCACTTGTTGGCCAAACCCGTGTTGCGGATCTGGTCATAGGTCAGAGCCACATCGCTGGTGGCGGAAGGAGCTTCGCTACAGGCAGTTAATACACTCAGGCAGATTGCCAGGAACGCAACGATTAGGGCGCGATACCTCATGGTCAACCTCAAATCAATATGATTAAAGTCGCTGTCAGTGCGGGTTTGAATGACATCGGCTCTGAACCATCAGCAAGACATCAACAGTGCTACGGAAATGTCAGGGCCAACAGCGACCGTGACGGAAGCCCATCAACTGTTAAAGACTTCTTAATAACGAGAGGCCAAACTGGCTTTCCCGTCATTCAGAACTCCCTCAAATAGACGCCAAATGCTTGATAGAGCCTCAACTAAGTATTCTATATGCCTCTGTGACCATTTTTTGGACGACGGGGCAAAGCATTCTCGCTAATGTGGTTTTCTGCCATAGAGCTACGATTGATTGCGTCTTGAGTCAAAGATAAATTTAGGGGCAGCTCTCGCGACTGGCCTCAAATTTCCCCTATAAATCAGGGCTTGATGAATTCCTAAAGCGGTTGACTAAACACTGGCCTAACTGCCGCTAGAGTTAAGGGAAGTCTTGCAGCGATAGTCAATCTCTATGAAAGAGCCGCTTTTCCTTGAATTGGATGGGACGCTTCCAGAGGATCTAAAGGATATTGCCCGTTACATCGAAGCGGCTGCTCTAAATCGCAGTAATGACAGCCTAGAAATCTTGTCTTTGCTGCGGGTTTTGGAGTATCTGCATCGAGAAATCCGAGATACCCTCTTTCGAACTTCTCTGCCGGAAAATCGTCAGCAGCTTTATGCGCTGCTGCGAGACATTGAGCTGAATGGAGGCTGGCCCTATATTCAGCGCATGAAGTTGCGATCGCTCCTCGAAAACATGCTTTTAGAGAGCGCCAACGAAGATTCGCAGCTTTCAGAATAGCAGTGCTAAGCTTAGCACTGCCTGACCGGGTAGCCTGGTCAAGACCGGGGTTTTGTTGGGAAATTGGAACGTTGCATGGGTATTGGCAAAAATTGGCTCAGCCGTCTGCGAGCAAAAAAGCTGCGAGGTCTGTTGCTGGGAATCAGTATGCTGAGTCTAATCAGCGCTGGCATTCAGCCAACGGCGGCTCAGGCGCAGCAGCTCAATGTTTACTGCCAAGTGTCACAGGCTGAGGCAGTCCGCAAAGAAGAGCTAAGAAAAGCAGCCTTTGAAGGCAATGACAGTGCTCGCCAGGAATACAGCACTCTGGTGCAGCAGCACGCTGATCGGTTAAGAAACTGCCGCACCCAAAACTGGCCTAGCAACCAGGCGGTCTGGGTACGGCTCTACCCTTGTGATTTGCAGCCCGGCATCTTAGAAGCCGTGCTCGATCGAATGGTTAACCTGGGCTACAACCAGGTCTACGTCGAAGCTTTTTATGGCGGCCAGGTGTTGCTGCCCCAGGCCGACAATCCAACGGTCTGGCCTTCGGTGGTGCAGTCACCCGGCTATGAGCGGCGCGATCTGCTGGCAGAGTCGATTGAAAAAGGGCGGCAGCGGGGCATGCAGGTCTATGCCTGGATGTTTACTCTCAACTTTGGCTATTCCTATGCCCAGCGCCCCGACCGACAGCAAGTGCTGGCCCGCAATGGCCGAGGCATGGATACCCTGACCTTTGCCCGCAGTGGAGGCACCAGCAACTCCGACGAAATCTTTATCGACCCCTACAACCCCCAGGCTCAGCAAGACTACCAGCGCATGCTGCAGTCAGTACTGCGCCGCCGTCCGGATGGGGTGCTGTTTGACTATATCCGCTACCCACGCGGCAATGGGGCTGGCTCTGTCGCCGCTAGAGTCGATGATCTCTGGATCTACGGCGATGCCTCGCGCAACGTGCTGTTTCAGCGGGCCCTAAATCAACAAGGGCTAGAGCTAATTCAGCGCTACATCAGCCGGGGTCACCTAGTCGATTCAGACCTCGACCAGGTGGGGCAGCTCTATCCAGCAGAGCCAGAACCCCTCTGGCAAAGCAAAACGCCCTCTGCCGTCAACCCCCTGCCCCCGGCTTCGGTGCGCCGACCAGCACTGCAAAGCGAACTGTGGCGCTTCAGCGTGGCCCATGCCGTTCAGGGCGTGATCGATTTTCTCAATCAGGTGGCTCAGCCCGTTCAGCAGCAGGGCATTCCGGCAGGGGCCGTATTTTTCCCTAACGGCAATCAGACCGTGGGCACCGGCGGGTTTGACTCACGCCTGCAGTACTGGGATCGCTTCTCGCCCTCTTTGGAATGGCACCCGATGGCCTATGGCGTCTGTGGCAACACGGGCTGCATTCTAGATGAGATTCGACGCGTGCTGGACGCGGCAGGTTCAGGCGGACATCAGTTTGTCAAACCCGCTATTGCTGGAACCTGGGGCCGCCCGACCAACAACCGCCCGGCTCTAGAGACGCAGATGGAGGCCATTCGCCGAGTGGCACCCCAGATTAAAACGGTTAGCCACTTCGCCTATTCTTGGCAAGATGCAGAGTTTGATCGGGTGCGGAAGTTTTGTCAGTTGAGGTAAGGGTGGAGGAGTCCTCCTACCCCATCGCCTGTCCCGCTAACCATCCCGTCGTCCAAGCGTTCTGAAAATTAAAGCCGCCGGTAATGCCGTCGATGTCCAGGATTTCTCCAGCGAAGTAGAGGCCGGGGCAGAGGCGGCTCTCCATTGTTTTGAAGTCAATTTCCTTGAGACTGATGCCGCCGCAGGTGACAAATTCATCTTTGAAAACGCCTTTGCCTGCGATCGCAAACGCCCCCTGCTCCAATTCCTGTATCAGTGCCTGCAGTCCAGCTTTGGGCAGGTTGGCCCAGGTTAGGGTCTCTGCCAGGTTGGCCCGCTCTAGCACGAGGTACTGCCAGAGGCGACGGGGCAGATCAAAGGGGCAGTAGTTAAGGACGAGTTTTTTGGCCTGCTCAGTCTTGGTAGTAAGGAGCGCTTGTCGCAGGTTATCGGGCGACTGGTTCGGTAGCCAGTTCACGGCCAGCGTGCCCAGGTAACGACTCTCGTGGAGAGGGCGAGCTCCCCAGGCGGAAAGTTTGAGCACGGCAGGGCCGCTAAGACCCCAATGGGTAACGAGTAGTGGCCCTGTCTGGGTCAAGGGTTTTTGGCCCGGCAGCTTGAGGGTGAGCACGACCGGATCGACGGCCACCCCGGCCAACGCCTGTAGAGCTTTGTCTTTAACGTTGAAGGTAAACAGGGAAGGCACTGGGGAAATGACGGTGTGGCCCAGCGATTGGGCTAGGGCATAGCCAGTGGGGTGACTGCCGGTGGCTAGGAGAATGCGATCGCAGTTTAGGATTTCTTGCGATCGCAAAACCAGTTCAAAGCCCTCGTTCACTCGCTGCAGAGAACGCACCGCAGCCCCCGTCCTCAGCCTGACTCCAGCTCGACCTGCCCGATCCATCAGACAATCAATGATGGTGCCAGAATCATCTGTGGTGGGAAACATGCGGCCATCGGCCTCGGTTTTCAAAGCTACCCCCCGGCGACTAAACCAGTCCACCGTGTCCTTAGCCTGAAACCGGCTAAAGGCACCCCGCAGCGCCTTGCTGCCTCGTGGGTAGTGCTGCGCCAGCGCAGCCGGTTCAAAGCAGTGATGCGTGACATTGCAGCGCCCCCCACCAGAAATGCTCACCTTAGTCAGCGGGCTGCGACCCGCTTCTAATAGCTCAACCTGAGCCCGAGGGTGCGTCTCAGCACAGACAATTGCGCCAAAGAACCCAGCAGCACCCCCACCAATCACCACAACCCGCCGAGAACTTCCCACCATCTGCCTTCAAACCCTCATTAGGCCCCTATCCAGCCTACCTGTCTGCCAAAGTTCTGTGCCGTGGATCAACAACTTGCATTTTATTGCCGTACATTAATAAATATGAAGGTACAAAGGCGTCAGAGCGTTTCTCAGGCGATCCCTAGCTTTCGTAGTGATGATTGCCAAAAGGTCGCTTCGCTAAGGCAAAGCGGCCTGTTTATTGGGCAAAGATCCAGTGAATCGTTTTACGCAGTAAGTAGGGCTATCAGCAATGGCAGACAAAGATCAGATCAAACGACATATCGCAATGACCACCCAAATCAGCCTCAGCAGCATGCCTAACATGAAGGGTGATCAAGAGCGCAAAGCCCGCATCAAAGAGCATGTCAAAAAGAGCCTAGGTTAATTCTTAGGCAATTATTTCCTGCCAAACCAAGGCTGACGTCTCGGTTTGGTTTTGTGGTAGGGCGCAAACTCTTGCGCCTTTTTTATTAGGTCTAGCCGTTCAAAAACAGCCCTCGCACCGAAGCCCCTAGAGAAAACCCATCGGGTCAATAGGGCTACCGTTGCGGCGCACCTCAAAGTGTAGGTGAGGCCCAGTGGAGAGGCCGGTAGAACCCACTGCTGCAATCGGCTGTCCCTGCTGAACCGCCTGCCCCTCTTGCACAAACAGGCGACTGGCGTGGGCATAGAGCGTAGACAGCCCATCGCCATGGTCAATCACTACCGCCTGACCATAGCCGCCATACCAGCCCGAGAAAATCACTCGCCCAGAATCTGCCGCTCGAATCGTTGTCCCGTGGCTTGCGCCAAAGTCAACCCCCGAATGGAACCGACGGGAGCCTAAAATCGGGTGAACCCGAGTGCCAAAACCGCTAGTGAGGCGAGCACCTGCCGGATAAATAAAGCGCCCTGTCCCTCGAATAATGCCGGTCTGGGCCGCTACCTTTTCCCGAATTAGATTGGCTAGCTGCTCCGATTCACGAGCTAATTGGGCCTCTGCCGCTTCTAGCGCACCTCGCTCGTTTTTCAAGCGGGCAATCATGCTTTGTTCTGAGGCTGCTTCCTGCTCATACTGCTGCTTTTGGGCCAGCTGCTGCTGCCGCAGCAAAGCCACCTGATTCTTTTGCGCTTCTACCCCCGCCTTTTGCTGGTTGATGTCGTCGGTGCGGCGCTTAAGCTCGTCCAAGACGTTCTGGTCGGCCTGATACACCCGCTTGAGCTGGTAGCGGCGATCTAGAAACTCATTAAAGTCATTGCTCTGCAGCAACACAGCCCAACCCTCGCTGCCCTGCTGCCGCTGTAGAAACTGCAGCCGGGCAACCGTTGCCTGTTGCATGGACCGGAACTGAGCTAGCGCCTGTTCAAGCTTGGCCTGGAGGTCTTTGAGCTGTTTCTCAGCCTGGCTAAGCCGATATTCTGTTTCCGTAATCTGGTTAGCCGTAGCAGTAATGTTTTGCTGAAGACCCTGCAGGCGGTTCTCGGAGGTGGCCTGTTCAGTCTGCAGGCGATTTTGTTCGTTTTCTAGCTCAGCACGCTTTTTGTTGATTTCCTGCTGCTGCTGCTGAAGTTGCTGAACGGATTGAGCCACCTCCAGGCCTGGCGAGTCTAAACGCGCGCCCACCGGAACAGCCGTCAGGCTCACTAGCACAAGAGCCAGCAGCAGGGCAATCCAGACCCATCGCCAAGGATTTCCATGCCGCCACCGGAAGCTTCTTACTACCATTCCCTCACCTCACTGTCAGGGCCACGATGCCGAAGGCAAAAATTGCCACGCCAGCCAGCCTATTTAACCACCTCAGCCGCTTAGGACTGAACGAAGTCCGAAAAAGATTCACACCCCAACTCAGCAGCACCCACCACAGGGCAGAGCCCAAAAAAACGCCAATCACAGTCAGGCTGGCACCAAAGCGGCCCGACCCCGACTCGGCAATGCCCAGCCCAGCAAAAATAGCAATGAACGAAAGAATAGTCGCGGGATTGGTCAGCGTCAAGGCAAAGGTTGAAGCATAGGCCCCAAATAGGCCCCGGCTGGTAACATTAGCCGCCGCTTCTGCTGGCTTAGCCAAAAAGGTAGTGATCCCCAGATAGCACAGAAACAGTCCACCGATCAGGCGCAGCCAACCTGTCTGGTCCACCAGCAAGTCAGCGACAAGCGTTAATCCAAAAGCCCCAACCAAGCCGTAGAGGCCGTCAGCAGTCGCTGCCCCTAGGCCAGAAGCCAGCCCCATAAGCTGCCCCTGAGCCAACGTTCGGCGGATGCACAGTAGCCCAATGGGGCCAACGGGGATGGCTATAGACAAGCCGAGGAGTATGCCTTTGGTGAGGAAGGGGAGGGGTTCCATGGGGGTAGGGGTGGATGGTTGAAGGGTGAAGGGGCAGGGAAGATGGACTCTGTAGGTTGGCGTCAAGCGCAGCGCGACTCAACTCTCTACAAAAGATGAGCCTTGCTGGGAAAGGCGGAATATGGGAACACAAGAGACCCAAGGGAGGTAAGAGATCTCCCAGCTCTTTATCCACCCATCCACCCCCTACCTCATCCACCCATTCACCTATCCCTCCCCAACGTCTCCCCCATAGGCAACACCGGAGTCTCCTTCAGAGTGGAGAGGACTATCGAGGTGCGGGTTTTGACGACGCCAGGGATCTCCTTGATCACATCGCTGATTAGGTGCTCTAGATCGCGCGTGTGGCGGCAGCGCACCTTTAGCAGGTAGTCGTCTTCGCCTGCCATGTGGTGGCATTCCTGCACCACGGTTAGCTGATCGATGTGCTCTAGGAAGGTGGATCGTTGGCCCGGGCGCTCTAGCGTGACTGCGATGAAGGCTGTCAGGTCATATCCCAGGCTGGCAGCGTTGAGAAGGGCGGTGTATCCCTCAATGACGCCTGCATCTTCGAGTTTCCGGACTCGGTCGGCGGCAGCGGGAGAAGAAATACCCAGTTGATTTGCCAGTTCTGCCCAGGTCATTCGCCCAGAGGCGGTTAAGCAGGACAGTATTGTGAGATCGATTTTGTCCAGCTCCATGGCTTTAAATCTCTAAACCGTTTCCTCTCTGTGACTTACATGATAACCAAATTAGCTATTTCTAGCTTTTATTAAAAGGCATATCCTGAAATCTACTTTTTATTTTATTGATAGAAACCTCTAACTTCTTCAGCCGTAGAGGCAGGAACCTGGGAGGGCCGCCGATATCTCACCAGGTTCTTGTACGAGCAGTGAAGTGGAGCGGGAAAAACTGCTTACACTAAAGAACAGTCACTCAGCCAGTCTGGCCCGTAGATGGGGTCGCTGGCTCAGTGTTTTAGGTTTTCAATCAGGGCTTGTGGGCTGGAGCTTATGTCTATCGGGTTTGGATCGGATAAAACGTTGGCGTCTTTAGCCAGGGTGCTAGAAGGAATTGATTTACCCGCAGATTGGATTGGTATCCGAGGGGTCAGAGAGTCAATAACGCGGCGAATGATGCGGGACGGACACCCTGAGGACAATATGCGATCGCTCGACCAGGGAGCCATGGTCGAAGTGCTGGCCCACGGTCAGTTTGGCTATGCTGCTACCAACCGGCTGACGCCGGAGGCGCTGCGGGCAGCGGCAGTCGCGGCCTACCAGCAGGCAGTCGCGGCCAGTGCGCTGCGTCTCCATAGCTTTTCAGTAGAGGCTCGCCCCCCGGTGGTGGGGCAATACTATTCCCCTCAGCAGCAGCCTCTAGATGGATTGTCACCGGCCGAGCTTTGCGAGCTTTTGAGCAAGATCTGCCGGGAGCTTAAAGTGTCTGAGCAGATTATGCAAACCAACGCGACGGCGATCGCCAACCAGACTGAGTCGTGGTTTGTTAGCTCCAATGGGTCTGAGGTTTATCAGCAGTTGGCGCTGCTGGAGACACACTTTAGCGCCACTGCCCAATCTGGATCAGTGGTGCAGACTCGCACTAACAACGGCTATCTGGCCCATAGCTACCAGGGCGGCTGGGAGCTGTTTCCGCAGGCAGCGCTATGGGAGCAGATAGATCGAGTGGCCCATCAGGCGCTGGAGCTGCTGACAGCAGAGGAGTGCCCAACTGAGACATCGACCTTAGTGCTGGCCCCTGACCAGATGATGCTGCAAATTCACGAAAGCGTCGGCCATCCCCTAGAGCTAGATCGAATCTTGGGCGACGAGCGCAACTATGCTGGGGGCAGCTTTGTAAAGCCCACTGACTTTGGCCAGTTGGCCTACGGGTCGCCGCTAATGAACATTACCTTTGACCCGACTGTGGCCGGGGAGTTTGCCAGCTATGCCTATGACGATACGGGTGCTCCTGCAACTCGGCAGCATCTAATCCGGCAGGGTCGCCTTGAGCGAGGGCTGGGCAGCTTGGAGAGTCAGGCCCGTCTGGGGGTAGAGGGCGTAGCCTGTGCCCGAGCTTCTTCCTGGAATCGCCCAGCAATTGACCGCATGGCCAACATTAACCTAGAGCCAGGGGAAACGTCTTTAGCTGACCTGATTGGCTCGATCGAGCGAGGCGTGTTTATGGAGACCAATCGCTCTTGGTCAATCGATGATCAGCGCTATAAGTTTCAGTTTGGCTGTGAATATGGTCACCTGATCGAAAACGGTGAACTGACTCGGCCTGTGCGCAACCCCAACTACCGGGCCACCACTCCCGACTTCTGGCACAGCCTAGTGCAGGTAGGCGATCGCAACACCTGGGAAATGTACGGCACGCCCTACTGCGGTAAGGGAGAGCCTAACCAGGTCATTCGGGTGGGCCATGCTGCTCCAGTGTGCGCGTTTGAAAATGTAGAAGTATTCGGGGGTGCCCAATGAGTCGTTCTGTGGGCTGGGAAAGCACATTTAATCAGATTGCCGAAGTTCTTAATCAGTATGTTGAGCGGGGGGAGCAGGTGCTGCTGCACCTGGTGGCTGAAGAGAGCCAATTTACCCGCTTCAACCGGGGCCGTGTGCGGCAAACAGGGCAAGTCAGTGATGGTCAGCTGGAGCTAACGCTGATCGGCTCGGGGCGAGTGTGCGATCGCATCTTGCCCTTCACCGGCGACAAGGAAACTGACTGGCCCCTGATTGCTGCTGCCCTAGTCGAAGCCCGCCAAGAACTGCCCCAGCTGCCAGAAGACCCGTTTCTGGTTACGCCCCGAGGAGCCGCCACCAGCCGGGAGGAATACCCCGGCCAGATTTTAGAGGCAGCAGCAGTGCCCGAGGCCATTCTCGCGCCCCTAACAGGCACCGACAGCGCTGGGCTCTATGCTGGGGGCCGCTGTATACGAGGGTACGCCGACTCTCTTGGCCAGCTGCACTGGTTTGAGACCGAGACTTTTACGCTAGACTACTCCCTCTTTACAGCAGATGGTCAGGCCGTCAAAGAAGTCCTGGCCGGAAACTATTGGGATGCTGCCCAGTACGAGCGCCAAATCGAAACCTGCCGCCAGTTTCTGGGGCTGATGGGGCGTTCGCCCAAAGCAGTGCCCCGAGGGCAGTACCGCACCTATCTAGCCCCGGCAGCCGTAGCCGATCTGCTCAGTATGTTTTCCTGGGGTGGCATCAGTGAAGCCGCCCTGCGGCGTTCGGGCGGCGCTTTAAGAGCACTACAGCAGAACGAGCGGCAGCTCTCACCAAAGTTTCACCTGCGAGAAAACTTTGGCCGGGGTCTGGTGCCTCGGTTTAACCAGTGGGGAGAAGTGGCCCCTACTGAACTGCCCCTAATTGCCTCTGGAGAATTGGTCAACACCCTAATTAGCTCCCGCACCGCCCAGGAGTACGGGCTGGTCTCCAACTACGCAGTAACGGCAGAGCACTTAAGGGCTCCAGAAGTAAGTCCCGGCACGCTCAACGAAGCCGACATCTTAAAGCAGCTTGACACCGGGCTATATGTCTCCAACCTGCACTACCTCAACTGGAGCGATCAGCCCAAGGGCCGCGTTACCGGCATGACCCGCTACGCCTGCTTCTGGGTAGAGCAGGGCGAGATCGTCGCGCCAATTCAAAACTTGCGTTTTGACGAAAGCCTCTACCGCTGCTTCGGCGACTGTCTAGTGGATCTAACCCAATCCGTAGTCTGCGTGCCCGAAGTCGGCTCCTATGAGCACCGGGCGCTAGGCGGAGCCTGGGTGCCGGGAGTATTGGTGGATGAGTTTACCTATACGTTGTAGAGGTGTAAGGGTGGATGGGTAGGGGGTGGATGGGTGAGAGCATTGGTGGGGTAGGCATTGCCTTATCAAAAGCCTTCGCAGGAACCATGCGGGAATTTAGAAATGTAGGTTGGTGTTGAGCTTGCGTTGGCGTAGCCTCTCCTTCGGAGATAACCCAACAAACTCTTAATGGCGTTGGGTTTTGCCGAGCCTCAACCCAGCCTACGGAACTGGGCCGCGCTGCGCTTAACGCCAACCTCCAGGGCTTACCTCCCCGCATCCCCACATCACGACGTTCCCACCCCCTACCCATCCATCCATCCCCCAAACAACAGCGCCTCGGCATTACCTGATGCACAATAGACAACAGCACAAGAAACACTAATGTGCTGTGTCCTTTTGGGCTGACTCCCTGCCATGCCAGGAATTTCTACTAATCCGGGAACGCCTAACCGACCGCTAGAACAACGTCTGACGATTCCCCTGGGCACAGTGCTGGGGCTGGTGCTGTCGGTGCCGCTGCTGATCTTACTGTGGCAGCTCCGTAGCCTGATTTTTCTGGTGATGATTTCAGTGGTGATGGCCTCGTCTATTGCGCCGGTGGTAGACAGGGCAGAACGCTATCGAGTACCGCGCTGGCTAGCAGTCGTGCTGATTTACCTGTCGATTATTGCCAGCATAGTTGGGGCCGGAGTGCTGGTAGGGCCGACTGTGTTTGAGCAAATCCAGCGGCTGATTGGACTGATTCCGGTGTCGATCAAAAACGTCTATGACGTGATCTCGGCCTGGGCTTTGAATCTCAACAATACGCGCCCGGAGCTGGCCAATGAATTGGTCAACCGGGTGCTCGATGTGCAGGGGCTGACTAGCTGGGCCATTCGCTCTAGCCAGCAGCTGCTGATTCGCTCCTACGGGCTGACGACAGGCATTTTAGGCGGGGTGTTTAGCCTGATTTTGTCTCTGTTTCTGTCGGGCTATATGCTGGCCGACAGCCGCACGCTAATCAACAATCTGGTGCGCCTGCTGCCCCGGCCCTGGGATGAAAGGCTGGCAGCCCAGGTCGGCCCGGTCAGCAACCGGATTGGCAGCTACATTCGAGGGCGGTTTTTGGTGTCGCTGACACTGGCAGTTGTAACGACGATCGGCCTCACCTTTTTGGGCCTGTCTGACTTTGCTCTGGGTCTAGGTGCGATCGCAGGGGTGACTAACCTGATTCCCTTTTTGGGGCCAATTTTGGGAGCCATTCCGGCGCTGGTGGTGGCTGTGCCCCAAGGCGGCTGGGTGTTTCTTTGGGTGCTGCTGTTTTACATCATCATTCAGAACCTCGAGACTTACATCCTCGATCCGCTGCTGGTAGCCTCCTCAGTGGGGGTGCATCCGCTGTATCAGCTGCTGGCAGTGCTGGGCGGAACCCAGGTACTAGGGCTAATTGGGGCGCTGATTGTGCCGCCCTGGGTAGCAGGCGGAGCCGTGCTGTTAGAAAACCTTTACCTCAGGCCCAAGCTCATTCGTGAGCGTCGCCGCTATATGGTCAGTACCGGCCCTAATTCACCGGAATCTGCTGCCGACGCTGCCAATGAATCGATCATTACCAGTCCGTATTAAGGGCTAAACTGGTAGGGATCGCTAGGTATTATTTCCTGCTACTTTAGGTT from Pseudanabaena sp. FACHB-2040 encodes:
- a CDS encoding photosystem II manganese-stabilizing polypeptide produces the protein MRYRALIVAFLAICLSVLTACSEAPSATSDVALTYDQIRNTGLANKCPQLGETRRGSIEVEPGKSYQIVDMCLEPTAYFVKEEMVSKRQQATFVPGKVVTRKTSSLDQVRGDLIPEADGSFTFLEKDGIDFQAITVQLPGGQQEPFLFTVKGLVAHSQSGLNAVTTSTDFEGDYRVPSYRTSNFLDPKGRGLATGYDTAVALPGRGDDELERENVKAFDVGDGHISLQISKIDTYSGEIGGTFEAVQPSDTDMGTAQPVEIKLRGVFYGRIEEAA
- a CDS encoding family 10 glycosylhydrolase → MGIGKNWLSRLRAKKLRGLLLGISMLSLISAGIQPTAAQAQQLNVYCQVSQAEAVRKEELRKAAFEGNDSARQEYSTLVQQHADRLRNCRTQNWPSNQAVWVRLYPCDLQPGILEAVLDRMVNLGYNQVYVEAFYGGQVLLPQADNPTVWPSVVQSPGYERRDLLAESIEKGRQRGMQVYAWMFTLNFGYSYAQRPDRQQVLARNGRGMDTLTFARSGGTSNSDEIFIDPYNPQAQQDYQRMLQSVLRRRPDGVLFDYIRYPRGNGAGSVAARVDDLWIYGDASRNVLFQRALNQQGLELIQRYISRGHLVDSDLDQVGQLYPAEPEPLWQSKTPSAVNPLPPASVRRPALQSELWRFSVAHAVQGVIDFLNQVAQPVQQQGIPAGAVFFPNGNQTVGTGGFDSRLQYWDRFSPSLEWHPMAYGVCGNTGCILDEIRRVLDAAGSGGHQFVKPAIAGTWGRPTNNRPALETQMEAIRRVAPQIKTVSHFAYSWQDAEFDRVRKFCQLR
- a CDS encoding NAD(P)/FAD-dependent oxidoreductase → MVGSSRRVVVIGGGAAGFFGAIVCAETHPRAQVELLEAGRSPLTKVSISGGGRCNVTHHCFEPAALAQHYPRGSKALRGAFSRFQAKDTVDWFSRRGVALKTEADGRMFPTTDDSGTIIDCLMDRAGRAGVRLRTGAAVRSLQRVNEGFELVLRSQEILNCDRILLATGSHPTGYALAQSLGHTVISPVPSLFTFNVKDKALQALAGVAVDPVVLTLKLPGQKPLTQTGPLLVTHWGLSGPAVLKLSAWGARPLHESRYLGTLAVNWLPNQSPDNLRQALLTTKTEQAKKLVLNYCPFDLPRRLWQYLVLERANLAETLTWANLPKAGLQALIQELEQGAFAIAGKGVFKDEFVTCGGISLKEIDFKTMESRLCPGLYFAGEILDIDGITGGFNFQNAWTTGWLAGQAMG
- a CDS encoding M23 family metallopeptidase → MVVRSFRWRHGNPWRWVWIALLLALVLVSLTAVPVGARLDSPGLEVAQSVQQLQQQQQEINKKRAELENEQNRLQTEQATSENRLQGLQQNITATANQITETEYRLSQAEKQLKDLQAKLEQALAQFRSMQQATVARLQFLQRQQGSEGWAVLLQSNDFNEFLDRRYQLKRVYQADQNVLDELKRRTDDINQQKAGVEAQKNQVALLRQQQLAQKQQYEQEAASEQSMIARLKNERGALEAAEAQLARESEQLANLIREKVAAQTGIIRGTGRFIYPAGARLTSGFGTRVHPILGSRRFHSGVDFGASHGTTIRAADSGRVIFSGWYGGYGQAVVIDHGDGLSTLYAHASRLFVQEGQAVQQGQPIAAVGSTGLSTGPHLHFEVRRNGSPIDPMGFL
- a CDS encoding LysE family transporter, which gives rise to MEPLPFLTKGILLGLSIAIPVGPIGLLCIRRTLAQGQLMGLASGLGAATADGLYGLVGAFGLTLVADLLVDQTGWLRLIGGLFLCYLGITTFLAKPAEAAANVTSRGLFGAYASTFALTLTNPATILSFIAIFAGLGIAESGSGRFGASLTVIGVFLGSALWWVLLSWGVNLFRTSFSPKRLRWLNRLAGVAIFAFGIVALTVR
- a CDS encoding Lrp/AsnC family transcriptional regulator, encoding MELDKIDLTILSCLTASGRMTWAELANQLGISSPAAADRVRKLEDAGVIEGYTALLNAASLGYDLTAFIAVTLERPGQRSTFLEHIDQLTVVQECHHMAGEDDYLLKVRCRHTRDLEHLISDVIKEIPGVVKTRTSIVLSTLKETPVLPMGETLGRDR